A region of Solanum dulcamara chromosome 7, daSolDulc1.2, whole genome shotgun sequence DNA encodes the following proteins:
- the LOC129895758 gene encoding PLAT domain-containing protein 3-like, whose protein sequence is MTSRHFFFDVVFTFFLSAHIVAGSSEECVYTLYVRTGSIFKGGTDSKISATLGDATGRSVWIPDLEKWGLMGPNYDYYERGNVDIFTGRGQCLNPPICRLNVTSDGSGDHHGWFLDFVETTFTGPHKQCSKTIFFVEQWLASDAPPYELSVSLDGCRKMKNNGLGGHARRFVVGKPARSASE, encoded by the exons ATGACGAGTCGCCACTTCTTCTTTGATGTTGTTTTCACTTTCTTCCTTTCAGCTCATATTGTTGCTGGTTCATCT GAAGAGTGTGTGTATACTCTGTATGTTCGAACTGGCTCAATCTTTAAGGGTGGAACTGACTCCAAAATCAGCGCTACACTTGGCGATGCTACCGGAAGATCAGTATGGATTCCAGATCTTGAGAAGTGGGGTTTAATGGGTCCAAATTATGATTACTACGAAAGGGGTAATGTGGATATCTTTACTGGTAGAGGCCAATGTCTTAACCCACCAATTTGCAGACTTAATGTTACTTCTGACGGATCTGGAGACCACCATGGATGGTTCCTAGATTTCGTTGAGACCACTTTCACTGGGCCTCACAAACAGTGTAGTAAGACCATATTCTTTGTGGAACAATGGTTGGCTTCTGATGCCCCTCCTTATGAGTTATCTGTTTCTCTTGATGGCTGTAGAAAGATGAAGAATAATGGGCTTGGTGGACATGCTAGGCGTTTTGTTGTGGGTAAGCCCGCTAGGTCTGCTTCAGAATAG